Proteins from a single region of Centropristis striata isolate RG_2023a ecotype Rhode Island chromosome 9, C.striata_1.0, whole genome shotgun sequence:
- the LOC131977904 gene encoding prostaglandin E2 receptor EP4 subtype-like encodes MSGVNGSLEASPTDITLPVLMFAGGAIGNLIAIIVLSVSRQERKSSAFYTLVCGLAVTDLLGTCLASPLTIANYLDQTVLENQHVCEFDSFLLLFFGVTGLSIICAMAAERYMAICCPYTYQRWGVDRRFAQKFLFFTYISLIFFCCLPMMGMSTSRLQRSRTWCFIDWETNEPVAAAYSVLYGAVSLLLILGTILLNLAVCGALLLMRQRTVQRPGARSSVRQRWRALSSAAETQMMAVLVMTSAVVLACSAPLVVRVFANMLKKADSIADLAAIRIASVNPILDPWIYILLRRSLFRKLLSLSRRGSSPRGSESPVAQMNLFYPEIIRDSHVFTQLMCSTNIMTQLPATVKFTPHRDPESLGQT; translated from the exons ATGTCTGGTGTGAACGGCTCTCTGGAGGCCTCTCCAACAg ACATCACTCTACCGGTTCTGATGTTTGCTGGAGGCGCCATCGGGAATTTAATAGCCATAATCGTGCTTTCAGTGTCGCGGCAGGAGAGGAAATCTTCCGCCTTCTACACGCTGGTGTGCGGGCTGGCGGTGACGGACCTGCTGGGCACCTGCCTGGCCAGCCCGCTCACCATAGCCAACTACCTGGACCAGACCGTGCTGGAGAACCAGCATGTCTGCGAGTTTGACTCCTTTTTGTTGCTGTTCTTCGGAGTCACAGGGCTCAGCATCATCTGCGCCATGGCGGCGGAGCGCTACATGGCCATCTGCTGCCCGTACACCTACCAGCGGTGGGGGGTGGACCGCCGCTTCGCGCAGAAGTTCCTCTTCTTCACTTACATCAGCCTCATCTTCTTCTGCTGCCTGCCCATGATGGGCATGTCCACCAGCAGGCTGCAGCGCTCCCGGACCTGGTGCTTCATCGACTGGGAGACCAACGAGCCGGTGGCCGCCGCCTACTCGGTGCTGTACGGAGCCGTGAGCCTGCTGCTCATCCTGGGCACCATCCTGCTCAACCTGGCGGTCTGCGGGGCGCTGCTGCTGATGCGCCAGAGGACCGTGCAGCGGCCCGGGGCCAGGTCCAGCGTCCGGCAGAGGTGGAGGGCTCTGTCCTCGGCTGCAGAGACGCAGATGATGGCGGTGCTGGTGATGACCTCCGCGGTGGTTCTGGCCTGTTCGGCCCCTTTGGTG GTGCGTGTGTTTGCTAACATGCTGAAGAAAGCTGACTCCATCGCGGACCTGGCAGCGATCCGGATCGCCTCTGTGAACCCGATCCTGGACCCCTGGATCTACATCCTGCTCAGGAGGTCCCTGTTCCGCAAGTTACTGAGTCTATCCAGACGCGGCAGCAGCCCTCGTGGGAGTGAATCTCCTGTTGCACAGATGAATCTGTTCTATCCTGAGATCATCAGGGACAGCCACGTCTTCACACAGCTGATGTGCAGCACAAACATCATGACTCAGCTGCCGGCCACCGTAAAGTTCACCCCACACAGAGACCCGGAGAGCCTCGGCCAGACCTAG